One Terriglobia bacterium genomic region harbors:
- a CDS encoding 3-isopropylmalate dehydratase small subunit, with amino-acid sequence MTGRAHVYARPHINTDEIIPARYLNVHEESELAKHAMEDIDADFVKRVKPGDFLVVAEDFGCGSSREHAVWALRGAQVAGVIATSFARIFYRNAINNGFLAIECEGFCRETSMGDDLEVNIGTGTITNLSKRKVYFFTPIPEFACEMMQAGGLLEFVRRKIERDKKKSPSG; translated from the coding sequence ATGACCGGACGCGCCCATGTTTATGCACGGCCACACATCAATACCGATGAGATCATCCCGGCAAGATACCTGAATGTGCATGAAGAGTCTGAGCTCGCAAAGCATGCCATGGAGGACATCGACGCCGATTTTGTCAAGCGGGTCAAGCCGGGGGATTTTCTGGTGGTGGCGGAGGACTTCGGATGCGGTTCCTCCCGGGAACATGCCGTGTGGGCGTTGCGGGGCGCTCAGGTTGCCGGGGTCATTGCGACAAGCTTCGCACGAATCTTCTATCGCAACGCGATTAACAACGGATTTCTGGCGATTGAATGTGAAGGATTCTGCAGGGAGACCTCCATGGGGGACGATCTGGAGGTCAACATCGGGACGGGGACCATCACGAACTTGAGTAAACGCAAGGTGTACTTCTTCACCCCCATCCCCGAATTTGCGTGTGAAATGATGCAAGCGGGAGGCCTTCTGGAGTTTGTCCGGCGGAAGATAGAGCGCGATAAGAAGAAATCTCCCAGTGGCTGA
- the leuB gene encoding 3-isopropylmalate dehydrogenase — MKLKLTILPGDGIGREVTAEATKVVQAISRKFGHSIETQSALIGGAALDAVGVPLPDETVTACGKSDAVLLGAIGGPRWDSNPPALKPESGLLGIRKALGNFANLRPARIFRALQDASTLKPEVVGGVDLLIVRELTGGIYFGKPRGFADIDPSEGDLNAPSHKVTEVKDAVVGFNTEIYSVGEIERIVRMAVELARSRRRRICSVDKANVMESSQLWRHVAARLAATCPDVQFSFMYVDNCAMQLVANPAQFDVIVTSNLFGDILSDEAAMLTGSIGMLPSACVGGTVSLYEPVHGSAPDIAGQNLANPLAAILSVAMMFQYTFHRSEEARTIEQAVESVLDKGYRTRDLSSSPVTGITRLSCSEMGDRVVSAILQS; from the coding sequence ATGAAGCTTAAGCTCACTATTCTTCCGGGCGATGGGATCGGCCGGGAAGTGACCGCAGAAGCGACGAAGGTTGTCCAGGCAATCAGTCGGAAGTTCGGCCACTCGATCGAGACGCAGTCTGCCCTCATCGGCGGTGCGGCCCTCGACGCGGTGGGGGTACCGCTGCCGGACGAGACCGTTACAGCCTGCGGGAAGTCTGATGCCGTCTTGTTAGGGGCGATTGGCGGACCCCGATGGGACAGCAATCCTCCTGCATTGAAACCTGAAAGCGGTTTGCTGGGGATCCGAAAGGCACTAGGCAATTTTGCCAACTTGCGGCCGGCCCGCATTTTTCGAGCACTCCAGGACGCCTCCACGTTGAAGCCCGAAGTGGTCGGGGGAGTCGACCTGCTCATCGTGCGGGAGCTGACCGGCGGCATCTATTTCGGGAAGCCACGCGGGTTTGCAGACATCGACCCATCGGAGGGTGACCTCAACGCCCCGTCCCACAAGGTGACCGAGGTTAAAGACGCCGTCGTGGGTTTCAACACCGAGATCTACTCGGTCGGAGAAATTGAGAGAATTGTTCGGATGGCGGTCGAACTGGCCCGGTCGCGGCGCCGCCGGATTTGTTCCGTCGACAAGGCCAACGTCATGGAGAGCTCTCAACTGTGGCGCCACGTTGCCGCCCGGCTGGCGGCAACGTGCCCGGATGTCCAGTTCAGCTTCATGTATGTGGACAATTGTGCCATGCAATTGGTGGCCAACCCCGCTCAGTTTGATGTCATCGTGACGAGCAACCTGTTCGGCGATATCCTCAGTGATGAGGCCGCCATGTTGACGGGATCGATCGGCATGTTGCCCTCCGCCTGCGTCGGGGGGACAGTATCCCTGTATGAGCCGGTGCATGGATCGGCTCCTGACATCGCCGGCCAAAACCTGGCCAACCCCCTGGCGGCGATCCTTTCCGTCGCGATGATGTTCCAATACACCTTTCATCGCTCCGAAGAGGCCCGCACCATCGAACAGGCCGTGGAATCGGTGCTCGACAAGGGATATCGAACGCGCGACCTCTCAAGTTCACCCGTCACAGGCATTACCCGGCTTTCCTGCAGCGAGATGGGTGACCGAGTGGTAAGCGCGATCTTGCAGAGTTAG